One window of the Marinilactibacillus sp. Marseille-P9653 genome contains the following:
- a CDS encoding sugar ABC transporter permease, whose protein sequence is MKMISSKKSKLTRLFFTYSFLIVVMIMIIYPLLWTIGASFNPGNSLVSTKMIPDNPTLFHYQRLFSGDNSIQYIQWYFNSMKVSIFTMVGTLFCVSLTAYAFSRFRFKGRKNGLVLFLLLQMIPQFSALIALYVLAQMLGMMNNHWLLILLYIGGQIPMNTYLMKGYFDSIPIELDESARIDGAGSTRIFWQILMPLARPMLAVVAMNSFTGPLGDFILSSTILRSPQTYTLPLGLYNLVNQRQGASYTTFAAGAILISIPVAIAFLFLQKHFVSGLTAGGTKG, encoded by the coding sequence ATTAAAATGATCTCTTCAAAAAAAAGTAAGTTAACACGATTATTCTTCACCTATAGTTTTTTGATTGTCGTCATGATTATGATTATTTATCCATTGTTATGGACAATCGGAGCTAGTTTTAATCCGGGAAACAGTCTTGTAAGTACGAAAATGATACCGGATAATCCGACCTTATTTCATTACCAGAGATTATTTTCTGGAGATAATAGTATCCAGTATATTCAGTGGTACTTTAATTCTATGAAAGTAAGTATATTTACGATGGTCGGTACATTGTTTTGTGTATCCCTAACGGCCTATGCCTTTTCTCGTTTCAGATTCAAAGGTAGAAAAAATGGACTGGTTTTATTCCTGTTATTACAAATGATTCCTCAGTTTTCCGCGCTAATTGCGCTATATGTACTAGCTCAGATGCTCGGAATGATGAACAATCACTGGTTATTGATTCTTTTATATATAGGCGGGCAGATTCCAATGAACACCTACTTGATGAAAGGATATTTTGATTCGATTCCAATTGAATTAGATGAAAGTGCACGTATCGATGGTGCAGGAAGTACGCGTATATTCTGGCAAATCTTGATGCCACTGGCTAGACCGATGCTTGCTGTAGTGGCGATGAATAGTTTTACTGGACCACTAGGAGATTTCATTCTTTCATCAACTATTTTGAGATCACCTCAGACGTATACGCTACCTTTGGGACTTTATAATCTGGTCAACCAACGTCAAGGAGCAAGTTACACAACATTTGCCGCGGGAGCTATATTAATCAGTATACCCGTAGCTATCGCGTTCTTGTTTTTACAAAAGCACTTTGTATCTGGTCTGACAGCTGGAGGAACAAAAGGATAA
- a CDS encoding beta-galactosidase encodes MKKHQVTKEARLLHGGDYNPDQWLDYPGIIDQDFKLMKQAHTNTFSIGMFSWASLEPEEGRYTFDWLDDIFDRIEAMGGNMILATPSGARPAWMSQKYPEVLRVDALRRKQLHGARHNHCFTSPYYREKTQEMNRKLAERYGKRSALLMWHISNEYGGECHCDLCQAAFRDWLKVQYNNDLDKLNQSWWGPFWSHTFTNWEQIESPSPIGENAVHGLNLDWRRFVTDQTISFYKDEIQPLRELTPEVPITTNFMSDNPSFTPFRALDYSKFAKEVDVISWDAYPAWHNDYEKTYELASKVGFMNDSFKSMKQKPWLLMESTPSHVNWHQFNKAKRPGMHYLSAMQMLAHGSDSNLYFQWRKSRGSSEKFHGAVVDHDGSTENRVFKEVAKLGKAMEDLSEKVVGSQRIAEVGILYDWDSDWALEHTQGFGLQTKLYPQTLQKHYQALWEKDIPVDVITKENTFEEYKLLVVPMLYLMSEETVQRLKSYVANGGTLVSSYITGLVNEHDLTYLGGWKKELQEVFGIEPLETDTYYASDSNEMTFNNKQYKVRDYATIIDVKEAEVLARYERDFYADSAAVTLNTYKDGEAYYIGARADDDFNRDFYNQLIEKLDLSPGLKVGHGIGVSVQGRLLDDGSSIVFIMNFTEEEQAIEILEDVKDSFTGETLSGHVSLKPYEVRVVDKNN; translated from the coding sequence ATGAAGAAGCACCAAGTAACTAAAGAAGCAAGATTACTCCACGGTGGGGATTACAATCCTGACCAATGGTTAGATTATCCTGGAATTATCGATCAAGATTTCAAGTTAATGAAGCAAGCTCATACAAATACCTTCTCAATAGGAATGTTCTCCTGGGCGTCTTTAGAACCAGAAGAAGGTAGATATACATTTGATTGGCTCGATGACATATTTGATAGAATAGAAGCGATGGGTGGAAATATGATTCTAGCGACGCCAAGTGGAGCAAGACCCGCTTGGATGTCCCAGAAGTATCCTGAGGTGCTAAGAGTGGACGCGCTAAGAAGGAAACAACTTCACGGTGCTCGACATAACCACTGCTTTACGTCTCCATACTACCGAGAAAAAACACAAGAAATGAATCGGAAATTAGCTGAGAGATACGGAAAACGCTCCGCTTTATTGATGTGGCATATTTCAAATGAATATGGCGGGGAATGTCACTGTGATCTATGTCAGGCTGCTTTCAGAGACTGGTTAAAAGTACAATATAATAACGACTTAGACAAATTAAATCAATCATGGTGGGGGCCTTTTTGGAGTCACACTTTTACAAACTGGGAACAAATTGAGTCGCCTTCTCCAATCGGAGAAAATGCTGTACATGGATTGAATTTGGACTGGAGAAGATTTGTAACAGATCAGACAATTAGTTTCTATAAAGATGAGATCCAACCTTTACGTGAATTGACACCAGAAGTGCCGATTACAACAAATTTCATGTCAGATAATCCTTCTTTCACACCATTTAGAGCGTTGGATTACAGTAAATTTGCCAAAGAAGTCGATGTGATCAGCTGGGATGCTTATCCAGCATGGCATAATGATTATGAGAAAACCTATGAACTAGCTTCTAAAGTTGGTTTTATGAATGACTCATTCAAGAGTATGAAACAGAAACCTTGGTTACTAATGGAGTCGACCCCAAGCCATGTGAACTGGCATCAGTTCAATAAAGCCAAAAGACCGGGTATGCATTATCTTTCTGCTATGCAGATGCTTGCACATGGATCTGATAGTAATCTATATTTCCAGTGGAGAAAATCTCGTGGGTCTTCAGAAAAATTCCATGGTGCAGTCGTTGACCATGATGGTTCCACAGAAAATAGAGTATTCAAAGAAGTCGCTAAACTTGGAAAAGCGATGGAAGATCTTTCTGAAAAGGTTGTAGGATCACAAAGAATTGCGGAAGTCGGTATACTTTACGATTGGGATAGTGATTGGGCGCTTGAGCACACGCAAGGGTTTGGTTTACAGACAAAATTATATCCACAGACCTTACAAAAACATTACCAGGCTTTATGGGAAAAAGATATTCCTGTTGATGTCATCACAAAAGAAAATACATTTGAAGAGTATAAACTACTTGTTGTGCCCATGCTTTATTTAATGAGCGAAGAGACTGTTCAAAGGTTAAAATCATATGTAGCGAATGGTGGAACCTTGGTTTCAAGCTACATTACCGGATTAGTCAACGAACACGATCTAACGTATTTAGGTGGGTGGAAAAAAGAACTTCAAGAAGTGTTCGGAATTGAACCACTTGAAACAGATACTTACTACGCAAGTGATTCAAATGAAATGACATTCAATAACAAACAGTATAAGGTTCGTGACTACGCAACGATTATTGACGTCAAAGAAGCAGAAGTATTGGCTCGATATGAAAGAGATTTCTACGCGGATAGTGCCGCAGTGACTTTGAATACTTATAAAGACGGAGAAGCTTATTATATCGGAGCGAGAGCTGATGATGACTTTAACAGAGATTTTTATAATCAGCTAATTGAGAAGCTAGATCTGTCTCCAGGTTTGAAAGTCGGGCATGGTATTGGCGTGTCTGTTCAAGGGAGACTATTGGATGATGGAAGCTCTATCGTATTTATCATGAACTTTACTGAAGAAGAGCAAGCAATTGAAATTTTGGAAGACGTCAAAGATAGCTTTACGGGAGAAACGTTGAGTGGTCATGTATCACTGAAACCTTATGAAGTACGTGTAGTAGATAAAAATAATTAG
- a CDS encoding ABC transporter permease: MNGGKEVGAETIIRQDQGVLQKTARQYEKAYMNWIYRIGLLLLGFPFQLVVLLVFLNKKYIKKQNGKVSSEAEQLLVQQGYDVELKNRLRQQEQSKQAFFNKKLSEKETDRKVEQVFSKQFQETIDQKAHEIYQESGREKVTFLGQTVRFLLDPKYFVLSVVLGFPMYALLIVHAFPFLKYLFERLLMMVFVILGVTVIVFTLLYFSPSDPARNIIGETATQAQIDNFRGMYGLDDPYLVQLGRTIKGVFSFDLGNAYSGNQAVVSTIMRRFPVTLELSVFALIIALVIALPAGIYSAVKANTLFDHVFMFIALIGLSIPSFWQGLVFILVFSINLGWLPATFNTENFASLIMPAVVLGTLLMASVARMTRSSTLEVINEDYILTARSKGLSNSRVILKHAVPNALIPIVTIIGLQFGGVLGGAAVTEQVFNINGIGRYIVERQFIPDIPSVLGGVIYIAIVLSVVNVVIDMLYAFIDPRIRTNLKRY; this comes from the coding sequence ATGAACGGAGGGAAAGAAGTGGGAGCAGAAACAATTATTAGACAAGATCAGGGAGTTCTTCAAAAAACTGCCCGACAGTACGAGAAAGCTTACATGAACTGGATTTATCGAATCGGTTTATTGTTGTTAGGTTTTCCTTTCCAACTAGTCGTTTTACTAGTATTTCTAAATAAGAAATATATAAAAAAACAAAATGGAAAAGTCAGCAGTGAAGCGGAGCAACTACTAGTGCAACAAGGGTATGATGTTGAACTAAAAAATCGATTAAGACAACAAGAGCAAAGTAAGCAGGCATTTTTCAATAAAAAACTTTCTGAAAAAGAAACCGATAGAAAGGTTGAGCAAGTCTTTTCAAAACAATTTCAAGAAACTATAGATCAGAAAGCTCATGAGATTTATCAAGAGTCTGGTAGAGAGAAAGTGACGTTTTTAGGACAGACCGTGCGCTTTCTATTAGACCCGAAATATTTTGTGTTGTCTGTTGTACTAGGGTTCCCAATGTATGCTCTATTGATCGTACATGCTTTTCCGTTTTTGAAATATCTATTTGAACGGTTGCTGATGATGGTGTTTGTTATTTTAGGGGTTACCGTTATCGTATTTACCTTACTCTACTTTTCACCATCCGATCCTGCTAGAAATATTATTGGTGAAACAGCTACTCAGGCACAGATAGATAACTTTCGTGGTATGTACGGCCTTGATGATCCTTATCTCGTTCAACTTGGTCGAACCATTAAAGGGGTTTTCAGTTTTGATCTCGGGAATGCCTATTCTGGAAATCAAGCTGTTGTCTCAACAATCATGAGAAGATTCCCGGTTACGCTCGAATTATCTGTTTTTGCGCTGATTATTGCACTGGTTATTGCTTTACCTGCAGGAATTTACTCAGCCGTTAAGGCAAATACACTGTTCGATCACGTATTTATGTTTATCGCATTAATTGGATTATCTATTCCAAGTTTCTGGCAAGGGCTCGTATTTATTCTCGTCTTTTCTATTAATCTAGGATGGTTACCAGCAACGTTCAATACAGAAAACTTTGCTTCGCTGATTATGCCAGCGGTTGTTCTAGGGACATTGCTGATGGCTTCGGTCGCGAGGATGACACGATCATCCACGCTAGAAGTGATTAATGAAGATTACATCTTGACTGCTCGTTCAAAAGGGCTATCGAATAGTCGCGTGATATTAAAACATGCGGTGCCGAATGCGTTAATTCCAATTGTAACCATTATTGGTTTACAGTTTGGTGGTGTACTCGGAGGTGCGGCAGTTACAGAGCAAGTCTTTAACATCAACGGAATCGGACGTTATATTGTAGAACGCCAATTTATACCGGATATTCCAAGTGTGCTCGGTGGCGTTATTTATATCGCGATTGTTTTATCCGTTGTCAATGTAGTGATCGATATGCTCTACGCATTTATCGATCCTAGAATCCGCACAAACCTGAAACGCTATTAA
- a CDS encoding ABC transporter permease, with translation MKSYKDTLVYKQVEFSLGLSLLYTVVLGFAAMDFSTFSVQPFILLLAGLNGFATIVQALLTVKIRKDSKKSLVINRTSQIIAGLLTLTLAIGNLFLVLSSLYVIKRKVSPGYIYAVYMVLTDLLVIGVSALNLFKAYVTNSFIPAMIVLLVILVFHVIVVIGYDKWIALSPGPKKLFLLLFTLTVLTGNLFVLFVSASMVQDANKAITKRKGIREKILRNQASMLGLLFIVFLVAISICSVWTFNYRFAVTNDYSAILQPPNLAYPFGTDNFGRDVFSRIIFGARISLAVGVLATFIPFIFGGVLGAISGYYGRHTDNLIMRFLDILYAIPGILLAITIVAAFGASTTNLIIALSVGYIPSYARTMRANVIQVTNLEYVEASRAIGNRNFNIIRQHVIPNSMAPMIVRATLTIGSAIIATSSLSYLGLGVENYIPEWGNILRTGSSYLETKPYLAIYPGLAIIALVLSFNFLGDGIRDATDPRLS, from the coding sequence TTGAAGTCATACAAAGATACACTTGTTTACAAACAAGTAGAATTTTCATTAGGTCTTTCTCTTCTATATACAGTGGTTTTAGGATTTGCAGCGATGGATTTCAGTACATTTTCAGTACAGCCTTTTATTTTATTGCTTGCTGGATTAAACGGCTTCGCTACAATCGTACAAGCGTTATTAACTGTAAAAATTAGAAAAGATAGTAAAAAATCATTGGTGATTAATCGGACTAGTCAGATTATTGCTGGACTTTTAACGCTCACTCTAGCAATCGGCAATTTGTTTTTAGTACTTTCTTCCCTTTATGTGATCAAAAGGAAAGTATCTCCAGGTTATATCTATGCCGTATATATGGTTTTAACAGATTTATTAGTCATAGGCGTTTCAGCATTAAATTTGTTTAAAGCTTATGTAACCAATTCTTTTATACCCGCTATGATTGTATTGTTAGTCATCTTGGTCTTCCACGTCATCGTAGTTATTGGATACGATAAATGGATTGCTTTATCACCAGGACCTAAAAAGTTGTTTCTTCTATTGTTTACGTTAACGGTTCTGACAGGAAATCTTTTCGTTTTATTCGTGTCAGCTTCTATGGTTCAAGATGCGAACAAAGCTATCACTAAACGAAAAGGAATCCGCGAGAAGATTTTGAGAAACCAGGCATCGATGCTGGGACTGCTATTTATTGTTTTTCTAGTAGCGATATCCATTTGTAGTGTGTGGACGTTCAACTACCGGTTTGCAGTCACAAATGACTATAGCGCGATTCTACAACCACCAAATCTTGCGTATCCTTTTGGAACAGATAACTTTGGTCGAGACGTTTTCTCCAGAATTATCTTTGGTGCTAGAATTTCTCTAGCAGTCGGCGTGCTGGCAACGTTTATCCCGTTTATCTTTGGTGGGGTTCTAGGGGCAATTTCTGGATATTACGGACGCCATACAGATAATCTGATCATGCGGTTTTTGGACATCTTATATGCGATTCCGGGAATCCTTTTAGCCATCACGATTGTGGCAGCTTTTGGCGCTTCAACAACGAATTTGATCATCGCTTTAAGTGTAGGGTACATCCCAAGTTATGCGAGAACGATGCGTGCAAATGTTATTCAAGTCACAAATCTGGAGTACGTTGAAGCTTCTAGAGCTATTGGAAATCGTAATTTCAATATTATTCGTCAGCATGTGATTCCAAATTCTATGGCGCCAATGATCGTCCGTGCAACCTTAACGATTGGATCAGCGATTATTGCGACAAGTAGTTTGAGTTATTTGGGCTTAGGTGTAGAAAACTATATACCGGAATGGGGAAATATTCTTCGGACGGGCAGTTCTTATCTTGAGACAAAACCTTATCTGGCTATCTATCCCGGATTAGCCATTATTGCACTCGTTTTATCTTTCAACTTTTTGGGAGATGGTATAAGAGATGCTACAGACCCAAGATTATCTTAA
- a CDS encoding ABC transporter ATP-binding protein yields MEKLLDVKDLSIVFEQGDTSNEVASGVHFEVAKGETLGIVGESGSGKSVTARSIMRLLPPNAQNGENSKVVFMGKDLTQLTEKEMRKIRGKDIGMIFQDPMTSLNPTMTIGDQITESIRFHQKLKKNSAKDEALNIMKLVGIKDVDFRYKQYPHEFSGGMRQRMMIAIALACNPALLIADEPTTALDVTIQAQILELLKDIQKKFGTSIILITHDFGVVANMCDRVIVMKDGKVVESGTTTDVFKHPSHPYTKRLLDAVPNLQNEQKTVSNVDQSKKPLLSIKNLQKHFDMGKGATLKAVDDITFDIYENETLGLVGESGSGKSTTGKTILRLHEATGGEVIYEGFDLNHLNAREMKDMRKYMQVIFQDPYASLDPRMKVLDIIGESLDVHGLAENKKARYDRVVELLELVGLEASFAMRYPHEFSGGQRQRIGIARALAVNPKFIVCDEPLSALDASIQSQIVELLEDLQKKLGLTYLFIAHDLSMVKRISDRVAVMYNGHLVELADSEELFSNPIHPYTKKLLAAIPVPDPAYEATRKKSVEEFDAAAYDASATTFQEVSSRHWVAMPHKEN; encoded by the coding sequence ATGGAAAAACTGCTTGACGTAAAGGATTTATCTATTGTATTTGAACAAGGAGATACTTCTAATGAAGTTGCCTCTGGTGTTCATTTCGAAGTTGCAAAAGGCGAAACATTAGGTATTGTAGGAGAATCTGGAAGTGGTAAAAGTGTCACTGCACGCTCGATTATGCGCCTACTACCTCCGAACGCCCAAAATGGAGAAAACAGTAAAGTGGTTTTCATGGGTAAGGATTTAACTCAATTAACTGAAAAAGAAATGCGAAAAATACGTGGTAAAGATATTGGAATGATTTTTCAAGATCCAATGACATCACTCAATCCGACTATGACGATCGGAGACCAGATAACGGAAAGCATCCGATTTCACCAGAAACTGAAAAAAAACTCCGCAAAAGACGAAGCGTTGAACATTATGAAACTTGTGGGCATCAAAGATGTGGATTTCAGATACAAACAATACCCTCACGAATTTTCAGGTGGTATGCGACAACGAATGATGATTGCTATTGCCTTGGCTTGTAATCCAGCTCTATTAATTGCTGATGAACCAACAACAGCTTTGGATGTTACGATACAAGCTCAGATTTTAGAGTTACTAAAAGATATCCAGAAAAAATTTGGCACTTCTATTATCTTAATTACGCATGATTTTGGTGTCGTCGCTAACATGTGTGATCGCGTTATTGTGATGAAAGACGGAAAAGTGGTTGAAAGCGGCACGACTACAGATGTATTCAAGCATCCAAGTCATCCATATACTAAACGATTACTAGATGCTGTTCCCAATCTTCAGAATGAACAGAAAACAGTTTCCAATGTAGATCAGTCTAAAAAACCGCTACTTTCTATCAAAAATTTACAAAAACATTTTGATATGGGTAAAGGCGCTACTTTGAAAGCCGTAGATGACATTACTTTTGATATCTACGAAAATGAAACACTAGGTTTAGTTGGGGAATCTGGTTCCGGGAAATCGACTACAGGTAAAACGATTCTTCGACTTCATGAAGCCACCGGTGGTGAAGTGATTTACGAAGGCTTTGATTTGAACCATCTAAATGCTCGTGAAATGAAAGACATGCGAAAGTATATGCAAGTGATCTTCCAAGATCCCTATGCTTCTCTTGACCCTCGTATGAAGGTCTTAGACATCATTGGTGAGTCTCTTGACGTTCATGGCTTAGCAGAAAACAAAAAAGCCCGTTACGATAGAGTCGTCGAACTACTGGAATTAGTTGGTCTGGAAGCGTCCTTTGCGATGCGGTACCCACATGAATTTTCAGGTGGTCAGCGTCAGCGTATTGGTATTGCGAGAGCTTTAGCTGTTAATCCAAAGTTTATCGTTTGCGACGAACCATTATCGGCATTGGATGCTTCTATTCAATCTCAAATCGTAGAGCTACTAGAGGACCTTCAGAAAAAACTAGGGTTAACTTATCTGTTCATCGCTCATGACCTTTCTATGGTTAAGCGTATCAGCGATCGTGTAGCGGTTATGTATAACGGCCATTTAGTTGAACTGGCAGACTCTGAGGAGCTATTCTCAAACCCTATCCACCCGTATACGAAAAAATTGTTAGCTGCGATTCCAGTTCCTGACCCAGCTTACGAAGCAACTCGTAAAAAATCGGTGGAAGAATTTGACGCAGCTGCCTATGACGCTTCGGCAACGACTTTCCAGGAAGTTTCATCAAGACACTGGGTAGCTATGCCCCATAAAGAAAACTAG
- a CDS encoding glycosyl hydrolase 53 family protein, with translation MNLTWLKRLMLIGSVSVTFLQTNSVRAEEQPIVSDIFVEKVEGISDDFIHGVDISSVIALEQSGVKFYNQNGQEQDVFKTFKESGTNYVRVRVWNDPFDSMGMSYGGGNNDVKKAIEIGKRATENGMKVLVDFHYSDFWADPAKQQTPKEWEGYNLGEKEQAIYDFTYDAITQMKNEGIDIGMVQVGNETNNAIAGENTWQNMSILFNAGSRAIRAIDPEMKIALHFTNPERVGSYENIARELSSNEVDYDVFASSYYPFWHGTLDNLTAVLSNVAETYDKEVMVAETSYAYTDKDGDGHPNTVPGEGLVTNYPFTVQGQARSLREVIQSVVDVGEKGIGVFYWEPAWLPVGPPESIEENRELWETYGSGWASSFAAEYDPEDAGEWYGGSAVDNQALFDFNGHPLSSINTFKYVHTGAIAEVKVENIKSVNLEFLLGEPISLPENVTVIYNDNTEGLESVSWNQEDLKKAVVGTTGVYSINGLLEDGTKTTATVTITAVNYTVNPSFEEADRSMWHISYPAAVQEHVTFQNNASDAKSGNYSAHFFSSEKVNFRLQQTIQNLEPGIYEVAAHIQGGDARNSEIYLFAETSTDEIKVSTRVNGWANWLNPRVEGVAVENGTLTIGMNVLADGGAWGSIDDFVVNRIGDLERNDEDQAGPSVPEENLPEPDTNSEEPSNDKEPIIVKLPTKPVIEPIYAGDREIRGNGQMDTTIVAMIDQKEIGRTTVNSPFEIALERPLKEGEQIELYALDEIGNRGESIVVTVQPTQSNAEAESDKTTSLESESKGQTTEESTKTDGTKETKLPQTGSIKNSFRFLGGISIILGLSLFIFRDKRIQTM, from the coding sequence ATGAATCTTACTTGGTTGAAAAGACTTATGTTAATTGGAAGTGTCTCAGTAACGTTTTTGCAAACAAATAGCGTTCGTGCTGAAGAGCAGCCGATAGTATCAGATATTTTTGTTGAAAAAGTAGAAGGAATCTCAGATGACTTTATTCACGGAGTAGATATTTCAAGTGTAATAGCTTTAGAGCAAAGCGGTGTGAAATTTTACAATCAAAATGGACAAGAACAAGATGTATTCAAGACGTTTAAAGAATCAGGAACTAATTATGTTAGAGTCCGAGTATGGAATGATCCATTTGATTCTATGGGAATGAGTTATGGTGGCGGAAATAACGATGTAAAAAAAGCTATTGAAATTGGTAAACGAGCTACGGAAAATGGGATGAAAGTTTTAGTGGATTTCCACTACTCAGATTTCTGGGCAGATCCAGCTAAACAACAAACGCCAAAAGAGTGGGAAGGATACAATTTAGGAGAAAAAGAACAAGCAATCTATGATTTTACCTATGACGCAATCACTCAAATGAAAAATGAAGGTATTGATATCGGTATGGTTCAAGTTGGTAATGAGACCAACAACGCGATAGCTGGAGAAAACACTTGGCAAAATATGTCGATTCTTTTCAATGCTGGAAGTAGGGCGATTAGAGCCATTGATCCTGAAATGAAAATCGCACTTCATTTTACAAATCCTGAAAGGGTCGGAAGTTATGAAAATATTGCACGAGAATTAAGTTCTAACGAAGTGGATTATGATGTGTTTGCAAGTTCTTACTATCCTTTCTGGCATGGGACTTTAGACAATTTAACGGCAGTGCTTTCTAATGTAGCAGAAACCTACGATAAAGAAGTCATGGTGGCTGAAACATCTTATGCCTATACTGACAAAGATGGTGACGGCCATCCCAATACTGTACCTGGAGAAGGCTTAGTTACAAACTATCCTTTTACTGTTCAAGGTCAAGCACGCTCTCTAAGAGAGGTTATTCAATCAGTTGTTGACGTCGGTGAAAAAGGAATTGGGGTTTTCTATTGGGAACCAGCATGGCTTCCTGTGGGACCACCTGAAAGCATAGAAGAAAACCGTGAATTATGGGAGACTTATGGATCAGGATGGGCTTCTAGCTTTGCGGCAGAATATGATCCAGAAGATGCTGGCGAATGGTATGGCGGATCAGCAGTCGATAATCAAGCGCTGTTTGACTTCAACGGACATCCTTTATCTTCCATCAATACCTTTAAGTATGTCCATACAGGTGCAATAGCAGAAGTGAAAGTGGAAAATATCAAATCAGTTAACTTAGAGTTTTTATTAGGAGAGCCCATCAGCCTTCCGGAAAACGTAACTGTGATATATAACGACAATACAGAAGGTTTAGAGTCTGTAAGTTGGAACCAAGAAGATTTGAAAAAAGCTGTAGTAGGAACTACCGGAGTCTATTCAATCAATGGACTGCTAGAAGATGGTACGAAAACAACCGCAACTGTTACGATTACAGCAGTCAATTATACGGTAAATCCAAGTTTCGAAGAAGCTGATCGCTCGATGTGGCATATTAGCTATCCAGCAGCCGTTCAAGAACATGTAACGTTTCAGAACAATGCTTCAGATGCAAAATCTGGGAATTACTCAGCACACTTTTTTTCTTCAGAAAAAGTGAACTTTAGACTACAACAAACTATTCAAAATTTAGAACCAGGAATTTATGAGGTAGCCGCTCATATTCAAGGTGGAGATGCTCGCAATTCAGAAATATATTTATTTGCAGAGACAAGTACAGATGAGATTAAGGTCAGTACTAGGGTTAATGGATGGGCAAACTGGCTTAATCCTAGAGTAGAAGGCGTTGCTGTGGAAAATGGTACTCTGACTATAGGTATGAACGTTTTGGCCGACGGAGGAGCCTGGGGATCAATAGACGATTTTGTCGTAAATCGTATTGGTGATTTAGAAAGAAACGATGAAGATCAAGCAGGACCCTCAGTGCCAGAAGAAAATTTACCAGAACCAGATACAAACTCGGAAGAGCCTTCAAATGATAAAGAACCTATAATCGTTAAGCTACCTACTAAACCAGTAATTGAACCTATATATGCAGGGGATAGAGAGATTAGAGGGAATGGACAAATGGATACGACAATTGTCGCTATGATTGATCAAAAAGAAATTGGTCGTACGACAGTCAATAGTCCATTTGAAATTGCGCTAGAACGGCCTCTTAAAGAGGGAGAACAAATTGAATTGTATGCATTAGATGAAATCGGAAATCGTGGGGAGTCTATAGTAGTAACGGTTCAACCTACTCAATCTAATGCGGAAGCTGAAAGTGATAAGACGACATCACTTGAATCAGAAAGTAAAGGTCAAACGACCGAAGAAAGTACGAAAACAGACGGGACTAAAGAGACAAAGCTTCCGCAAACGGGATCGATTAAAAATTCTTTCCGCTTCTTAGGTGGGATCAGTATAATTCTTGGATTGAGCCTCTTCATCTTTCGAGATAAAAGGATACAAACTATGTAA